ACGCTCATCTGCTGGAGGAACTTTCGTCGAGTACCGGATACGTCTTCGAACGTGGAAGTTCTGTCGTCCGTCATGTTGCGTTCGGTGATGTCCACCGGGAACAATTAAAACCAGTGAAAGTAATATAATTTTTATATTTTAGAGTTCGTCCGAAGAGTGTCGAGGTATCCGTCCCGAACTGAGCGTCACAGTTTTAGTAGATAATCTGCGCGGTGTGTTCGGGCTCGAAACAAAATCAGTGACCCCGACATCGCTCGTCGTTCCAGTCCAGTCACGGCAGCCGGGGGCGAGCGACCGCTGTCGGTCGCGACGCCCCGAACGCACTTCGGTCCACGGGCACTCGTTGGAGTGATGCGCGACGGCGTCGAGCGGGCGTTATCGCGTGCGTTCCCGGAGCGTGCGGTGGCGGAGACGTCGCGGGTATCGGGGTCCGACCGCCCGGGGAACGAGACGGTGCGCGTGCGGTTCGCCGACGACGTGGTGGCGTTCCTGAAGGTCGCGGTCGACGGCGGAGCGACGGCGCGCGAGCGGCTGTCGCGGGACGCGGCGGCGACGCGGTACGCGCGCTGGAACGCGGACGTCCGCGTCCCGGAGGTCCTCGCGGTGGATGCGTCTGGGACGCCCGCGTACGTCGCGACCGCGGCGCTGTCCGGGACGGCGATCGCGACGGACTGGCCGGTCGACTCGACGGTGGCGCGAGCGACGGTACTGCGCGCGGTCGGGCGAGCACTCGCTGGCGTGCACGCCGCCGCCGACTTCGACGAGCACGCTCGAATCCGCGGGGGGAGCGACGACGGAGAGCGCCTGGACCTGGAGCCCGGACCGTGGTCGACGGTGCTCGAGGACGCGATGACCGCACGCGCCGACGCGCTGTTCGCGGACCGGTTCCGGGACCGACTCCCGGACGTCCTCGCAGCCGTGGACGCGGCGAGCGACGGCCTCGACGCGGCGCCGGCGACGCTCGTCCACGACGACCCGCGGCCCGAGAACTGCCTCGTCGACTCCGACGGCCCCGGGCTCGTGGACTGGGAGACCGCGCTCGTCGGCGACCCGGCGCTCGACCTCGTCCGCGCCGAAGCACAGTACGTCGAGCGCGCGGCCATCGCGGACGCGGACGGCGGCCGATTGCGGCGCGCGCTCCGCGCGGGCTACCGCGACCACGCCGGCCGACTCCCGGACGGGTTCGTCGAGCGTCACCCGCTGTACCGCGTCGTGACGTTCCTCGACGCGGTGCGGACGTTCGAGCACTGGGCGCCGGACGCGAGCGAGGACGTCGACGACCTGGCGGCGTGGGTGCGCGGCGAACTCGACGTGCGACTGGACGCCGTCGACGGCGAGTAGGTCCCGTCCGCGACCCCCGAAGTGGTCGCGTCGACGCGGGGTCAGTCCCGTGATGGTGGTTTCTTCGACCGGACTCGCCCGAACCAGTCGCGGTGGTCGGCGACGAACCGATAGACGGGGTCGCGGACGCGACTGCGTGCACCCTCCGGGAGCGTCGCGAACGCGCGAGCGGCGGTTCCCTCGGTCGTGTCGAGGTGCGTGGCGACGAACTCCGCCGCCTCGCCACAGGAGTACGTGTCGTCGCCGTCGAAGACGTGCATGCAGTCCTCGTACTCGTCGGGGAGCCGCTCGCGTTCCGCGGGCGACAGCTCCGAGAACCCCAGGAGGTGAAAGTAGCCGTGAACGTCGGCGTACTCCGCACTCCACGTGCAGAACCCGCAGTCGTCGTCGTACACGATCGTCGGACGGCTCATGACCGCTCCTACGCTCGGGGGCTTCAAGAGCGCCACGACCTCGGCCTCGGCGACTCGTTCGTGGCGCGGACGCCGGCCCGTTCCCGGCGCCGTCGGCGACCCGTTTCTGGCGCCGACCGCGACCGCCTCCGGGTTCCCGTAGCCGACCGCTTCCATCGTCGTCCGCGGGCCGTCGCGACCGGGCGCGCTGGCGGCCGCGAACGCCGCGCGCGCCCCAAGCCCGTGCATCGGAAAGGGTGTCTTTTTAGGGGTCGGTTTCGTACGACGAGACAATATGTTCAAGGCCATCGTGAGCGCGGATACGCTCAAGACGACGCTCGATTCCGTGAGCGTCCTGGTGGACGAGTGCAAGATCCACCTCGAGGAGGACGGCCTCGAGATCCGCGCCGTCGACCCCGCGAACGTAGGCATGGTCGACCTGGACCTTTCAGCTGACGCGTTCGAGTCGTACGAGGCCGACGGCGGCCTCATCGGCGTGAACCTCTCCCGGCTCGAGGACATCGCTGGCATGGCCGACGCCGGCCAGCTCGTCAGTCTCGAGCTCGACGAGGAGACGCGCAAGCTCCACATCCAGATCGACGGACTCGAGTACACGCTCACGCTCATCGACCCCGACTCGATCCGCCAGGAACCGGACATCCCGGACCTCGACCTCGCCGCAGAGGTCGTCGTCGAAGGGAAGGACATCAATCGCGCCGTCAAGGCCGCCGACATGGTCAGCGACCACATCGCACTCGGCGTGAACGGCAGCGACGAGTTCTTCTACATCGACGCCGAGGGCGACGCGGACGACGTCCACCTGGAACTCACGCGCGACGACCTCATCGACCTCTCCGCCGCCGACGCACGCAGCCTGTTCTCCCTGGACTACCTCAAGGACATGGACAAGGCCATCCCGAAGGACGCGGAGGTCACGATGGAACTCGGCGAAGAGTTCCCCGTGAAGATGCACTTCGACATCGCCGAGGGCATGGGCCACGTCACGTTCATGCTCGCGCCCCGCATCCAGTCGAACTGATCGACGGTCGATTCTCGCGGTTCTCCTCTCGACGACGCGGACTTCGGTAGCGCCGGGTTAGTCCTCGGCCGCCCAGGTCGCGCGTTCGGCGGCGGTGTAGCCGGCGACGCCGGTGGCGAGCGAGCCGATTGCGGTGAAGGCGACGAGGGCGACGAGGAGGCTCTGGTCGTCGCCGTGACGGAGCGCGTGCATCGCGGCCCCGGTACCGAGGAGGATGGTCGCGGTCGCAGCGGCGGCGAGTGCGGCACGGCCGTAGTCCCGGAACATGACGGCGGCGCCGCCGAAGTATCCGGTGGCGAGCGCGAAGTGGGCGCCGGCGAAGAACGCGGCCATCGCGTAGAAACCCGCCGGGAGCAGTATCGCGAACTGGCCGCCGACGCCGAGGACGGTGACGAGCGCGACCCGCCGGACGCCGAACCGGGCGACCGCGGCGTACGTCGGCGTGGTCGGCCACTCCGGGTTCGACCACGCGCGCAACGACTGGAGGACGGCCATGCGTTCTCGTACTGCTCGGTGGAACAAAAAGCTATCACTCGTCGGTTCAGTCGCAACACAAACCACTAAATCGCTCGTTCGTG
The Halorubellus sp. JP-L1 DNA segment above includes these coding regions:
- a CDS encoding phosphotransferase family protein, coding for MRDGVERALSRAFPERAVAETSRVSGSDRPGNETVRVRFADDVVAFLKVAVDGGATARERLSRDAAATRYARWNADVRVPEVLAVDASGTPAYVATAALSGTAIATDWPVDSTVARATVLRAVGRALAGVHAAADFDEHARIRGGSDDGERLDLEPGPWSTVLEDAMTARADALFADRFRDRLPDVLAAVDAASDGLDAAPATLVHDDPRPENCLVDSDGPGLVDWETALVGDPALDLVRAEAQYVERAAIADADGGRLRRALRAGYRDHAGRLPDGFVERHPLYRVVTFLDAVRTFEHWAPDASEDVDDLAAWVRGELDVRLDAVDGE
- a CDS encoding thiol-disulfide oxidoreductase DCC family protein; this encodes MHGLGARAAFAAASAPGRDGPRTTMEAVGYGNPEAVAVGARNGSPTAPGTGRRPRHERVAEAEVVALLKPPSVGAVMSRPTIVYDDDCGFCTWSAEYADVHGYFHLLGFSELSPAERERLPDEYEDCMHVFDGDDTYSCGEAAEFVATHLDTTEGTAARAFATLPEGARSRVRDPVYRFVADHRDWFGRVRSKKPPSRD
- a CDS encoding DNA polymerase sliding clamp, with protein sequence MFKAIVSADTLKTTLDSVSVLVDECKIHLEEDGLEIRAVDPANVGMVDLDLSADAFESYEADGGLIGVNLSRLEDIAGMADAGQLVSLELDEETRKLHIQIDGLEYTLTLIDPDSIRQEPDIPDLDLAAEVVVEGKDINRAVKAADMVSDHIALGVNGSDEFFYIDAEGDADDVHLELTRDDLIDLSAADARSLFSLDYLKDMDKAIPKDAEVTMELGEEFPVKMHFDIAEGMGHVTFMLAPRIQSN